One genomic segment of Desulfomicrobium sp. ZS1 includes these proteins:
- a CDS encoding lipid-A-disaccharide synthase N-terminal domain-containing protein, translating into MELTTQWWLLAIGFTGQGFFFMRFFWQWIVSEREKKSIIPISFWYFSLFGSFFLLTYAILRKDIVFIVGQSTGSIIYTRNLYLIHRERKRLQSIG; encoded by the coding sequence ATGGAATTGACGACGCAGTGGTGGCTCTTGGCCATCGGTTTTACGGGTCAGGGCTTTTTCTTCATGCGCTTTTTCTGGCAGTGGATCGTCTCCGAGCGGGAGAAAAAGAGCATCATTCCCATAAGTTTTTGGTATTTCAGCCTGTTTGGCAGCTTTTTTCTGCTGACCTATGCCATCCTGCGCAAGGACATTGTTTTCATTGTCGGCCAGTCCACGGGCTCCATCATCTATACGCGCAACCTCTATCTGATCCACCGCGAGCGCAAACGGCTCCAGAGCATCGGATAG
- a CDS encoding phosphatase PAP2 family protein, with protein sequence MFFHTPDWEMTLFRWINQSWQNPLFDMLMPLFSSHAVLWTLAVVLAAICLKLGRASTTVVLGLALSIGASDLSCSLIKESVGRVRPYQSVGETRFQQSGTWAALPQDFTTTKQQGSSFPSAHAANSAAAALVLFATFRKKAIWMLPLVVGYSRMYLGKHFPMDILAGWATGLAVAGVLLPLYPMLWSRLRSRWIR encoded by the coding sequence ATGTTTTTCCATACCCCCGACTGGGAAATGACCCTTTTCAGGTGGATCAACCAGAGCTGGCAGAATCCGCTTTTCGATATGCTCATGCCCCTGTTTTCAAGCCATGCCGTGCTCTGGACGCTGGCCGTGGTGCTGGCGGCCATCTGCCTCAAGCTGGGACGGGCGTCCACGACCGTTGTCCTGGGACTGGCGTTAAGCATCGGAGCTTCCGACCTGTCCTGTTCCCTGATCAAGGAGAGCGTGGGCCGGGTGCGCCCCTATCAGAGCGTCGGCGAGACGCGATTCCAGCAGTCCGGGACATGGGCCGCCCTGCCGCAGGATTTCACGACCACCAAGCAGCAGGGCTCGTCCTTCCCTTCGGCTCACGCCGCCAACTCCGCAGCGGCTGCTCTCGTCCTTTTCGCCACATTCCGCAAGAAGGCAATTTGGATGCTGCCGCTGGTGGTCGGCTATTCGCGAATGTATCTTGGAAAACACTTTCCCATGGACATTCTGGCGGGCTGGGCCACGGGACTGGCTGTGGCCGGGGTCCTGCTCCCGCTCTATCCGATGCTCTGGAGCCGTTTGCGCTCGCGGTGGATCAGATAG